The sequence CAGCGTAGTATATTGTTCGATAACGACAGTCTTCTTTCCCATGTTTCCCTTTCATTGTTACAATTGtttattgaagaaaacaaaaaaaaaaacttgtggaTTTAACTTTTTGATGGGTTTTCTTAATTGTGATGAAATATATTTAGTGCTGAAGAAGCAACGCGCGGCCATAGTGCCAAATTCATCAGCCATTGTTTTGTCCACATTCTCATCATCtaattttcaatcaaaattcACTTGTGTTGATGGGCGTAGAGTTGGGGTGTGAAATTTGAGATGGAGGGATAGTGACATGTGAATAGAGGTCTAATCGAATCGAGATGATTTCACGAACCAAATTTaaagttaaattattttgttagatGGTCCGTTAACTGATATTAAACATGTTCGAAGTTTGAAATTGAGCTCTAATTCGAACTCGTTCGAGCAGAATGTTTTTAACTACTCGAACACAAGTTCATAACTCAGATGTTTCTCGATGTTCAACTCGATCACGTTCATTTACACCTCATTTGTGTCGTCGCTGCTTTTCGGAACTTTGGTAAGGCAGCACATTCGAAATTGAGGCCAGAAAATAACACTTTGCCATTTCATCAGATTTATACCATTTGATCTCaagaaaaaaatcgaaatatatctttctatataaaaaaaaatagttgtgTACATAAATAAAAAGCAAGTAGATCTACTTAATAATCTACCTCATATGGtatcatattatcattttttattttcttttggcCCAAAATAAGTGTGTGAAATATGGTAGTTAAATTTAATAAAGATTGACagagttttatatttttgtgaatttattataataaattttttggtttttaatatgaataatttTGTCCATTTAAAAAAGGActataacatcaaaattaatcaATTTTGGCATCTCAACTTTAACAATAATTCGCTTCCTTGACACGTGTTGTACGTGTACctatttttttgtgttaaataacttttatatgaaaaatataaaattttattaaaatttaaagttttaaaatgaatttttttatgtcgCGTTTATATATGATAAAAGCTATAACAATgataactaaatattttaatggAGTCATAGAAGAGATAAATttacaaacatattttttttataaattttttgaataaaatatattttgatacaCGAAGTATTGATAAATAGATAAATTGATTATCATTATAAATTGTTTAATTGATATAAGATCTGGGTAAAGTCAATTTTACGTTTTAATAAACTTACTTTTAAAGCCaattaatttttagtaaattctACTAACTTCATATTTTATTTCTCTAAGTCATTTCATTGATTAAAAgtgttaaaataaattaatgtttattaaaaaattgtaataaataaGTATCTATTTTGTATCTATTTACTGTTTTATATAATTCTatgatcataaacataattgctaCGACCTGAGTTAGAATTTAAAGaagttgaataaattttttttaaaaaacttgaaCTATAATATCTCATTtttgaaatgttcaaaaatgAACCGATcatcgataaattaaatcgagtttgattataAAATCAGacagaaaaaattcaaaataatcttatacacatatatataattttattaagatatgataaatatatattagtgATTATATAAGATTCGTCGAGATTGGATGGTTTTttagataaattaaaaataaattgaaaaaaaaatcgaaaaaaaaaaaacaaaataaaattattaataaactcACATCAATTTGCTATATTATATTGTCTCGTCTTTTACACACTCTGAATCTACTTCCGTCACTTTCCTCTCTCCCCCACTTCATCTTCCACCTGCGGACATCTTTCACGCACACTTGTACGTTACCCAGCTACTCTTGTGCTCTATCTTTGCTTCTACACCCACCCTTTAAACTGCAATCCACTTCTTTTGTCTATACCATGatgatataatgatttaatttgcGTTTTGGAAGGTGACGCATTGAGCAGTTTTTTATTTGTAGGCGGATTAGGATAGGTAAGTGATCATTATCTGTtttgatttttgtaaatatacgcactttctttgattttttccccttttttcgtaaaataaaaaaataaggaaaagaTTGGATCTCATTGGGTGAGTGAGGTGATTCCGGGGCTTACGTTTCTCGGGGAATTTGTTATGTCCGCTTATTGGGTTTCTTTTCCATTCATTTTTTTAGTCATTCCTCTATTGGGTATATTCTTTTCCTGTTTATACTGAGGGAAACGTGATTTTGTGGGTGCGCCGCGTCGCTTACGGGTTAGGGTTTATATGTAtctttatataaatatacagaATCCGCGGGCTTGGCTGCAACTTGGAGTGGGGGAACGGTAATCACATGTTGAGTTGGTGAGTTCTtgatttgggaattttatattctgTTTTGAGTTTCGTTGACTTCTTTAAAGAAGAGAGGCTtctattctttatttttttcttttatgtttttaaatttttgacgcAGTAGATTCtcttttttatttagcttataGTATTAAATATGGTGATGGTATAAGATTCTAAAGGAGAGAGGGGGTGAGGGACTTAAAAGTGCTTGTGAGGTTTGCTGCTGCTTTCCAACGGTTCGAAGTTGCTCTTCTTGGCTTTACTGTCTTGGAAGACTTTGCAGCTTTTGCCCTACTGTCACTGTTGGTTAACGATCATGGAATAAGATTCTGTATGAACTTTGGTAACCTGTGATGTGTGACTGTGAAGTTTCTTGATCCTGTTATTGTTTATTATTAAAGGATAGGGGGGGAGTTTGTTCTTCGCTCGCTTGATCTTTTGGGATCTAAGGTTCATTTTGGCATTCAGATTGCCAGCTGGCGGACTTTCGGCATTTTTGCCTTGAATTTAGATTTGGATCGACTACATTTGTTTGGCTCCCATTAGTTTGATATTTAGAAACATCCATCCATGGGACTTGTTAGAGGTCTGGTATTGCTTCGTCTATCTGTTGTGTTGTTATTCTTGTTGCTGAGAGTCACTGGAGCTCAATCACCTCCGTCTCCAACTTCTAATTCATTGTTTAGTAATGCACGGGCACTAGATGCTCTCCTCCAAGACTATGCGTACCAGGCATTTGTGCGTCCACGAACCGGTGTTGTTTATGATGGAGCTGTCTCTTTTAATCTCTCTGGGATTCAGATTTCGGCCATGAGACTCCGGAGTGGTAGCTTAAGGACAAAGGGTGTTAGTACGTACAAGGAGTTTGAGATTCCCAAGGGTGTTAGGGGACAACCTTACACTGAGAGGCTTGTTTTGGTCTACCAAAATCTGGGCAATTGGTCTATGGTATATTACCCCCTTCCTGGCTACAAGTATTTGTCGCCGATATTGGGCCTTCTAGCTTATGATGCTGCGGATCTTATGGCCAGAAACTTGCCTGTACTGGATATCAAGGCCTCTGGTCAACCCATATCTATCAAGTTTTTGGGATTACAGTCCGTGCCAGAAGGATCAGTTCCCAAGTGTGCTTCATTTGATTTAAACGGTTCAGTTAGTTTCTCTAGTGTGTTGTCAGACAATATATGTACAACATTCCAACAGGGGCACTTCTCTATTGCAGTGGAATCAATTTCCCCAGCTCCTGCACCATTCTCCcctcctcctccaccaccaccaccaccgcaaCGAGGAATTAGTGGTACTCCAGAAGAGCAGGAAGGCAGTAACCATTCCAAGGTCTGGATAATTGTGGGGTCAGTGGTAGGGGGGTTCGCATTGTTAATTATTCTAGGACTCGTGATTGTGTGGCTATGCAAGTATAAACATAGGAAGAAAATGCATCAAATGGAGAGGGCAGCAGATGTGGGGGAGGCTTTGCATATGACCACCGTTGGAAGCACTAAAGCACCAGCAGCTACCGGAACAAGGACTCAACCAACGCTCGAGACCGAATATGTACCCTGAGTTTATTTTTGGAATTCTCGCTTTCTGATTGCAGACATGTTAGGTGTCTAGCCCATTGTTTTGTTAATTCTTTTGGGTTGTGATGTGGGAAGTATAGAGATTATTGTTGGTGTATATAAAACTCTTAGAAAAGCATTCATATTTGATTCATTTGTCAGCAGTGTGCATTTTGGCTGAAACCAGTGGATTTCTAGTCTCTGTGATGAAGGAAATTTACTTGTTACGCTACTGGATTTTTTAGTTCCACCTCTTTTTTTTGTGGCTGATGTCTGAAGGTGGTTGATTTTAGTCTGAAATCCactatgatttttaaactttcatTCGAACCACAGAACTCAAACGGTCTTTTTATAGATTTCATTTCATTCTAAATCAAAACTAGATCGTAATTCGGAAATCTAAGACATACAATTTGGTTCCAgtttctcaaaaaataaaaatcgaaaCCATATGAAAAGGTAATATATAGGATCTATAAATTCTTCTCAAGTTTTAAGTTACAattgatttacatattttaaacagtttgaatttttttgtaacttaaaattcaaaatccaatttttacatctcttttaatagaaaataaaatattcataatatttcataaataattataatataaataaatctaattagtttcataattttatatatgatgACATATCATATTGGCATTGATTAGTCTTGACGCCTTCGTGCATGCGCATGCTGATAATTATGAAACATTATTGTAATGAAACGTACGTGCTCATAATCAATATGCATCTATTTAGTAAGACGAAACAcaccataaaaatataaaatctcattttgatttcaaatgtatatttctaaaattaacttttaaaaatcatcTCATGAAAGAGATTTCAGATTGTTAACAATCAATAAGAAAGTTTAAGTATTTTGTTTTTAgtttattgaataatatttttaattttttgacatGTTGATCCATTGTATTTTCATTGTTAGGATCATAGCCtacatataagaaattcaaATCCATCTCCATACTTACTTACATTAAACTATATTTATCACAATTAATTTCAAATCGTTagaatatttaaaacatttgaaattcGTTGTGattaatatcattattattattttagtgtaaataagtaaaaaaaaaatgaatttaagaTTCCACTGTTTAACTTATTTAACTATGAAACTAAATTTAAAATCATGGATTTCAATGGACTCAATCCAAATGTAATATTATATTGCACTTGAATGAAAAGATTTGAAGctataaatttcaaatcaatggatttcaaatctatttattacttgaatgaatttatatttggtgtatttcaaattcatcatttATTAATCCA comes from Primulina huaijiensis isolate GDHJ02 unplaced genomic scaffold, ASM1229523v2 scaffold10763, whole genome shotgun sequence and encodes:
- the LOC140965552 gene encoding uncharacterized protein — its product is MGLVRGLVLLRLSVVLLFLLLRVTGAQSPPSPTSNSLFSNARALDALLQDYAYQAFVRPRTGVVYDGAVSFNLSGIQISAMRLRSGSLRTKGVSTYKEFEIPKGVRGQPYTERLVLVYQNLGNWSMVYYPLPGYKYLSPILGLLAYDAADLMARNLPVLDIKASGQPISIKFLGLQSVPEGSVPKCASFDLNGSVSFSSVLSDNICTTFQQGHFSIAVESISPAPAPFSPPPPPPPPPQRGISGTPEEQEGSNHSKVWIIVGSVVGGFALLIILGLVIVWLCKYKHRKKMHQMERAADVGEALHMTTVGSTKAPAATGTRTQPTLETEYVP